GCGGATCGGAATCCGCGGATCGTCAGGATCATGTAGAGCATCATCAGGCCGGCGAGGCCGACGAGGCCGAGTTCTTCGCCGAACGAGGTGAGGATGAAGTCGGTGTTCGCGAACGGCACGATGTTGGGGCGACCGGACCCGAGACCGGTGCCGAACAGGCCGCCGGTGGCGAAGCCGAAGAGGCTCTGCGCGATCTGGTACCCGAAGGTGTCGTACTGGGCGAACGGGTCCTGCCAGATGGAGACGCGCACCCGGAGGTGCTCGAACAATTGGTAGGCGACGGTCGCTCCGAGTGCAAACAGGGTGACGCCGAGCATCAGCCAACTGACCCGGGACGTCGCGACGTACAGCAGCACGAGGACGGTCGCGAAGATCAGCAACGGGGTGCCGAGGTCGTTCTCGACCGCGAGGACGCCGATTGCGATGACCCATGCGGCGAGCAGGGGACCGAGGTCGCGCAGTCGCGGGAAGTCGATGCCTGCGAACTGCTTGCCCGCGGTGGTGAACAGGTCGCGTCGAGACACGAGGAACGCGGCGCTGAAGATGATGATGAGGATCTTCGAGAACTCGCCGGGCTGGATGCTGAATCCGGGCAGGATGATCCAGTTCCGCGAGCCGTTGACCTCGGCCATCGAGGCGGGCAGGATCGCCGGGATCGCAAGGAAGACGATGCCGCCGAGACCGAGGGTGTACGCGTAGCGCGACAGAGTCCGGTGATCGCGGATCACGATCAGCGTCAACGCGAAGACGACGACCCCGATGAACGCCCACACCAACTGCTGGTCGGCGTTGTGCGTCCGTTCAGTCTCCTTAAGCAGCTCGTCGGCGCGAGCCGAGCCGAGGTCGAGACGGTGGATCATCACCAGGCCGAGCCCGTTGAGGGCGGCGACCGTCGGCAGCAGAATCGGGTCGGCGTACGGCGCGAACCGTCGGACCACAAGATGCAGAATCGCGCACAAGGCCGTGAACGCCGCCAGGAACTTGGCGACTTCGATGGTCAACGGCATGCCCTGGGCGAGTTCGACGATCACCAGTGCGGCACCGATGATCACGACGACGAAGCCCAGGAGCACAAGTTCGGTGGTGCGTCCTGCGCTCGACGGCGGTGACGTCGGGGGCGCGTGTCCGGTGGGGGCCGCTGTCATCCGCGCGCTCGACAGTTCTGGGTGTCGTCGGGTGTGCTGGTCGGAGCAGGGGTCGCCGTGGTCGGCTTCGGGCTCTCGGACTTCGTCGGATCACCCGGACGCGGCGTCTCGCCGGGCTTTGGTGTCTCCTCCGGCTTCGGCGTGACCGGCTCGGGGCACAACTCGGTGAAGGTCAGCTCGTCGCGGACGCGGTCCTGAGCGGCCTCGAGCGACAGGTTCTTGATGCTGTTCGACTCGACCGCTGCGCGACTGGCCTGATTGAGGTCGGAGACGCGCATGGGTGTGCACGCGGTGCCCTCCGGGAGGAAGGTGACCGACGGCTGGTCGACGGTCGGACTGTCGATGCAGACCACCTGATTGGGCTTCTCGACGCTGAAGAACAGCAGATTGTCGGGTGTGCCGCTGTGGATCTCGACGTTGCCGTCGGCCGAGGCGGTGACGAAGGTGCTGTTCAGTGCCTGCGAGCGGACCACGAAGAACGCGGTCACCAGGAGACCGACGAGCACGAGTGCACCCGCGATCACGAGTGGCCATCCCCACCGGCGCTTGTGGACGGGCTCGGGTGTCGCGGTGATCGTGGGACGCTGTGTCGCCGGGGCGGGCGGACGCAGGGCCGCGGCACGTCCGGCAGCGGTCTTCGGGTCGGGGACATAACCTGCCTGGTCGTCGTCACCCGCTGCGCCGCCGAGAATGGGGCGCGACTCGCCGTACTCGTCGTCGACGACGTCGGCGACCACCACGGTCACGTTGTCCGGCCCGCCGCTGCGGAGGGCGAGCTCGATCAGACGGTCCGCACACGCCTTGTGATCGGCGATGCCGCCGAGAGTGTCGGCAAGGGTCTCCTCGGAGACGACGTCGGAGAGACCGTCGCTGCACAGCAGGTACCGATCGCCCGCGCGGGCTTCGCGCATGATGAGCGTCGGCTCCACCTCTTGTCCGGTCAAGGCGCGCATGATCAACGACCGCTGCGGGTGCGAGTGCGCCTGTTCCGGGGTGATCCGTCCTTCGTCGACGAGGGACTGCACAAACGTGTCGTCACGGGTGATCTGGGTGAGGACACCGTCGCGGTAGAGGTACCCGCGCGAGTCGCCGACGTGGCAGAGGCCGATGCGACTGCCTGCGAACAGGATCGCAGTCAGTGTGGTGCCCATGCCGTCGAGTTCGGGGGACTGCTCCACCTGATGTGCGATTGCGGCGTTGCCGGCGTGAGTGGCGCGATCGAGGGCCGACAGCAGGTCGCCACCCGGTTCGTCGTCGTCCAGTGTGCGGAGCGCTTGGATGACCAATTGGCTGGCGACTTCGCCTGCGGCGTGTCCGCCCATTCCGTCGGCGAGCGCGAGGAGGCGCGCACCTGCATACACGGAGTCTTCGTTGTTCGACCGGACGAGGCCGCGGTCGCTTCGCGCGATATAGCGCAGGACGAGGGTCACGGGCGTAGCTCAATCACGGTCTTGCCGACCCGGATCGGGGTGTTGATCGGGGCTCGGACGGCGGTCGTCACTTTGGAACGGTCGAGATAGGTGCCGTTGGTGGACCCGAGGTCTTCGACGTACCAATCGTCGCCGCGAGGGGAGATGCGGGCGTGACGTTCGGATGCGTAGTCGTCGGTGAGGACGAGGGTCGAGTCGTCGGCGCGGCCGATCAGAACGGGCTGTGAGCCGAGGGTGATGCGGGTGTTCGCGAGAGCGCCGGCCGTGACGACGAGGTATTTGGCCGTGCCGCGAGAGCGACTGGTGCGCGACTTGCGGTCGGCACGTCCCCCGCCGAGCGGCAGTCGCCCGCTGGATGCCGCTGAGAGGTCGTTACGCATCGCGCGAATGATCGCGTACACGAACAGCCACAGCAGGACGAGAAACCCGAACCGGGTCACCTGCAACAGAATGCCCTGCACCTGCGCGTCACCTCCCTCACGAAGTACAACTCTCCCCATCCGGCGGACGCCGGGATGCAAACAACTGTCGGGGGACGCGAAGTTCCCCCGACAGCATCTTATGCGGTCTGCGCTACTGGAAGCGGACCGTGATGTCGGAGTGGCCGAGTCGGATACGGTCGCCGTTGGCGAGTTCCCAGCTGCTGACCTGCAGGTCGTTGACCGTGGTGCCGTTGGTCGAGTTGAGATCGGTGAGCATGGCGACCTGTCCGTCCCAGCGGATCTCGGCGTGGCGGCGCGAGACGCCGGTGTCGGGGAGACGGAACTGAGCGTCCTGGCCGCGACCGAGGACGTTCGAGCCCTGACGCAGCGAGAAGGTGCGGTTGCTGCCGTCTTCGAGGACGAGGGTGATGCCCGCCGGGGCGTAGCCGCCGCCCTGCGGTGCTGCGTATCCCTGATCGGCGTAGCCCTGCTGCTCGTACCCCTGCGGAGCGCCGTACTGCTGGTCGTAGCCACCCTGTGCCGGTGCCGCGTATCCCTGCTGGTCGTAACCGCCCTGTGCGGGAGCTGCGTAACCCTGGTCGTAGCCGCCCTGATCGGCGTATGCCTGAGGCTGCTGGCCGTAGCCCTGGTCGGCCGGCGCGGCGTATCCCTGGTCGTAGGCCTGCGGCTGTGCGTATCCCTGATCTGCCGGTGCCGCGTACTGCTGCTGGTCGTAACCCTGCTGCTGTCCGTAGGTCTGGTCGGCGGGAGCGGCGTAGCCCTGCTGGTCGTAGCCGCCCTGCTGCTGACCGTAGTCGTACGCCTGTGGCTGCTGCTGTCCGTATCCCTGGTCGGCGGGAGCTGCGTACTGCTGCTGGTCGTAACCCTGCTGCTGTGCGTAGCCCTGGTCGGCGGGAGCCGCGTACTGCTGCTGGTCGTATCCGCCCTGCTGCTGCGGTGCGTCGTACTGCGGCTGCTGCTGGCCATAGCCTTGCTGCTGGTCGTAGTCGTACTGCGGGTACTGTCCGCCCTGCTGCGGGTAGCCGGGGTACTGGCCGCCCTGATCGTTTCCGGGGGGATTGGTCATGGCTTGGGCTCCTCGGTGACTTTCTGGTCCCGGGGCCGCGGCGGACGCGGGAACCGGGCGTGGTGTGGCGTCGGGGTTGACGACGCCGTTGGTATGGAACTGTCCGGTGTGCAGTGACGGTATCTGATCGAACTCTACGACTACAGGACCATAAGTCTGCCACCCATTGTCACGGATGAAGTCCTCCAAATGGCGGGAGAAGATCTTCCGGTTCAATTCGTACTCCGTGGAGACGTGCTCCAGGTCGGATGAACTCAGCGAGACGATGTAGCTGTTCGCCACCAGGGAGGCGCCGTCGCCCAGGTGCTCGAGAGTGCCTTCGGCTTCCCGCTGAAGGCGCTGCTCGATCTCCTGGGGCGCCACGGAGCCGCCGAAGACGCGGGCGAATCCACCGTCTACGGCGGACTCGAGCTTGCGCTCGAATCGGTCGAGAAACTTCACTCGTCCGGACTCCCTTCGATGCTCTGTGGCGTGTCGGCGTGCATACCGTGCCTCTCGATGTTACCGACAGGTCAAGCTCGACGCTGCCCGTGTGCACCACCCGTATCTGGTGTCACACCTGTGGCCCGCGTTCCCTCGCTCGGTTCGGCGTTGTCTGCGCAGGTCAATTGTGGTCCCGTTGGGCGATTTTCGTCGTCCTGCCGCTGCGTGCTATCGTTTTTTACGTCC
This genomic window from Gordonia sp. PDNC005 contains:
- a CDS encoding FtsW/RodA/SpoVE family cell cycle protein, encoding MTAAPTGHAPPTSPPSSAGRTTELVLLGFVVVIIGAALVIVELAQGMPLTIEVAKFLAAFTALCAILHLVVRRFAPYADPILLPTVAALNGLGLVMIHRLDLGSARADELLKETERTHNADQQLVWAFIGVVVFALTLIVIRDHRTLSRYAYTLGLGGIVFLAIPAILPASMAEVNGSRNWIILPGFSIQPGEFSKILIIIFSAAFLVSRRDLFTTAGKQFAGIDFPRLRDLGPLLAAWVIAIGVLAVENDLGTPLLIFATVLVLLYVATSRVSWLMLGVTLFALGATVAYQLFEHLRVRVSIWQDPFAQYDTFGYQIAQSLFGFATGGLFGTGLGSGRPNIVPFANTDFILTSFGEELGLVGLAGLMMLYMILTIRGFRSAIAVRDSFGKLLAAGLAFTIIFQVFVVFGGVSKLIPLTGLTTPFLAYGGSSLLANYLLLALLIRISNAAREPDAPKAKPAPVDAMATQVVKRA
- a CDS encoding protein phosphatase 2C domain-containing protein — its product is MTLVLRYIARSDRGLVRSNNEDSVYAGARLLALADGMGGHAAGEVASQLVIQALRTLDDDEPGGDLLSALDRATHAGNAAIAHQVEQSPELDGMGTTLTAILFAGSRIGLCHVGDSRGYLYRDGVLTQITRDDTFVQSLVDEGRITPEQAHSHPQRSLIMRALTGQEVEPTLIMREARAGDRYLLCSDGLSDVVSEETLADTLGGIADHKACADRLIELALRSGGPDNVTVVVADVVDDEYGESRPILGGAAGDDDQAGYVPDPKTAAGRAAALRPPAPATQRPTITATPEPVHKRRWGWPLVIAGALVLVGLLVTAFFVVRSQALNSTFVTASADGNVEIHSGTPDNLLFFSVEKPNQVVCIDSPTVDQPSVTFLPEGTACTPMRVSDLNQASRAAVESNSIKNLSLEAAQDRVRDELTFTELCPEPVTPKPEETPKPGETPRPGDPTKSESPKPTTATPAPTSTPDDTQNCRARG
- a CDS encoding FHA domain-containing protein produces the protein MQGILLQVTRFGFLVLLWLFVYAIIRAMRNDLSAASSGRLPLGGGRADRKSRTSRSRGTAKYLVVTAGALANTRITLGSQPVLIGRADDSTLVLTDDYASERHARISPRGDDWYVEDLGSTNGTYLDRSKVTTAVRAPINTPIRVGKTVIELRP
- a CDS encoding FhaA domain-containing protein yields the protein MKFLDRFERKLESAVDGGFARVFGGSVAPQEIEQRLQREAEGTLEHLGDGASLVANSYIVSLSSSDLEHVSTEYELNRKIFSRHLEDFIRDNGWQTYGPVVVEFDQIPSLHTGQFHTNGVVNPDATPRPVPASAAAPGPESHRGAQAMTNPPGNDQGGQYPGYPQQGGQYPQYDYDQQQGYGQQQPQYDAPQQQGGYDQQQYAAPADQGYAQQQGYDQQQYAAPADQGYGQQQPQAYDYGQQQGGYDQQGYAAPADQTYGQQQGYDQQQYAAPADQGYAQPQAYDQGYAAPADQGYGQQPQAYADQGGYDQGYAAPAQGGYDQQGYAAPAQGGYDQQYGAPQGYEQQGYADQGYAAPQGGGYAPAGITLVLEDGSNRTFSLRQGSNVLGRGQDAQFRLPDTGVSRRHAEIRWDGQVAMLTDLNSTNGTTVNDLQVSSWELANGDRIRLGHSDITVRFQ